The DNA segment CCGGATCGTCGAGGTCGGCCCCGACCTGGCGATGAACCCGCGGGCGCTGGCCCAGCGGCTCGAACGGGACGTCGCCCGGGGCTACACCCCGGTCCTGGTCTGCGCCACGGTCGGGACGACGTCGACCACCGCGATCGACCCGCTCGCCGAGCTCGGCCCGATCTGCCAGCAGCACGGGGTGTGGCTGCACGTCGACGCCGCCTACGCCGGGGTCAGCGCCGTCGCCCCGGAGCTGCGCGCGCTGCAGGCCGGTGTCGAGTGGGCCGACAGCTACACCACCGACGCGCACAAGTGGCTGCTCACCGGCTTCGACGCGACGCTGTTCTGGGTCGCCGACCGGGCCGCCCTCACCGGGGCCCTGTCGATCCTCCCGGAGTACCTGCGCAACGCCGCCACCGACACCGGCGCGGTCGTCGACTACCGCGACTGGCAGATCGAGCTGGGCCGCCGGTTCCGCGCCCTCAAGCTGTGGTTCGTCGTCCGCTGGTACGGCGCCGAGGGCCTCCGCGAGCACGTCCGCAGCCACGTCGCCCTGGCCCAGGAGCTGGCCGGCTGGGCGGACGCCGACGAGCGCTTCGACGTCGCCGCCCCGCACCCGTTCTCGCTGGTCTGCCTGCGGCCGCGGTGGGCACCGGGGATCGACGCCGACGTCGCCACCATGACCCTGCTCGACCGGCTCAACGACGGCGGCGAGGTCTTCCTGACCCACACCACCGTCGACGGCGCCGCGGTGCTGCGGGTGGCCATCGGCGCACCGGCGACCACCCGGGAGCACGTCGAGCGGGTCTGGGCGCTGCTGGGCGAGGCGCACGACTGGCTGGCGCGGGACTTCGAGGAGCAGGCCGCCGAGCGCCGGGCGGCCGAGCTCCGCGAGCGGGAGGCCGCCGAGGAGCAGCTCCGCGCCCGCCGGGAGGCCGAGGCCGCGGCAGCGGCCGCCACCGAGGCGCCGGTGGAGCCGGCGGCCGAGGAGCCCGAGCAGCTCGTCGTCCCGCCGGTGGAGGTCCCCGCCGTCGAGACCCCGGCGGCCTGGGACGAGTCGGCCACCCAGGTGGCCGCCCAGACCGACCTGCACGCCGACCCGGCTCCGCAGCCGGCCGACGGCCAGGGCTGACCCGCGGGGGCGGTCAGCCGAGCGAGCGGAGCAGCCCCTCCTGGACGACGGTGGCCACGTGCGTGCCGTCCGCCGCCCAGATCTGCCCGAAGCAGAGCGCACGCCCGCTGGCGGCCGCCGGGCTGTCGGTCTCGTACAGGAACCACTCGTCGGCGCGCACCGGCCGGTGGAACCAGACGGCGTGGTCGAGGCTGGCGCCCACCGTGGACCCGCCCCAGCCGCCGCCGATGCGGGCCAGCCCGGCCGACAACAACGTCAGGTCGCTGACGAAGGTCAGGGCGGCCGCGTGCACCGCCTCGTCGTCGGGCAGCCGCCCGGAGACCCGGAACCAGACCCGGAACGCGGTGTCCGGCGGCAGCCGCGGCTCCGGGTCGTAGGGGTCGGACAGGTAGCGCTGCTCGACGGCGCGGGAGATCGCGTTGGAGGCGTCGGCCCGGCCGGGGTGCGCGGCGGCGACCTCGGCCAGCCCGGGCAGCCCCTCGGGACCGGGGACGTCGGGCATCGGCAGCGAGTGCTCGACCAGCGCCCGCTCCCCTGCCGTGAAGTCCGCCGTCAGCGCGAAGATGGCGACGTCCTCGCCCTTGCGGGTCTGCCGAGCCACCACCCGCCGGGTGCTGAACGTCCGCCCCTCGCGGATGCGGTCGACCTCGTAGCGGATCTCCTCGTGCGGGTCGCCCGGCCGCAGGAAGTACGAGTGCAGCGAGTGCACCGGGCGGCCTGCGGCCACGGTCGCCTGCGCCGCCGTCAGCGCCTGGGCGGCGACCTGCCCGCCGAAGATCCGCTGCAGCGGCGACGACGGCGTGGTGCCGACGTAGAGGTCGGGGCCGCGCTCCTCGAGGTCGAGGACCTCCATCAGCTCCGCGGCCGGCGAGGCGGCCGCGGACGCCCCCGACCCCGAGGACGAGCTCACGCCTCCGTACCCACCTCGTGCACCCGGACGAGGTTGGTC comes from the Modestobacter italicus genome and includes:
- a CDS encoding aminotransferase class V-fold PLP-dependent enzyme; this translates as MTGHMTPEQFRQHGHEVVDWIADYWERIGSFPVRSQVSPGDVRASLPPTAPEQGEPFSAVLADLDRVVLPGVTHWQHPGFFGYFPANTSGPSVLGDLVSAGLGVQGMSWVTSPAATELEQHVMDWFADLLGLPESFRSTGSGGGVVQDSSSGANLVALLAALHRASKGATLRHGVRPEDHTVYVSAETHSSMEKAARIAGLGTDAIRIVEVGPDLAMNPRALAQRLERDVARGYTPVLVCATVGTTSTTAIDPLAELGPICQQHGVWLHVDAAYAGVSAVAPELRALQAGVEWADSYTTDAHKWLLTGFDATLFWVADRAALTGALSILPEYLRNAATDTGAVVDYRDWQIELGRRFRALKLWFVVRWYGAEGLREHVRSHVALAQELAGWADADERFDVAAPHPFSLVCLRPRWAPGIDADVATMTLLDRLNDGGEVFLTHTTVDGAAVLRVAIGAPATTREHVERVWALLGEAHDWLARDFEEQAAERRAAELREREAAEEQLRARREAEAAAAAATEAPVEPAAEEPEQLVVPPVEVPAVETPAAWDESATQVAAQTDLHADPAPQPADGQG
- a CDS encoding acyl-CoA thioesterase, producing the protein MSSSSGSGASAAASPAAELMEVLDLEERGPDLYVGTTPSSPLQRIFGGQVAAQALTAAQATVAAGRPVHSLHSYFLRPGDPHEEIRYEVDRIREGRTFSTRRVVARQTRKGEDVAIFALTADFTAGERALVEHSLPMPDVPGPEGLPGLAEVAAAHPGRADASNAISRAVEQRYLSDPYDPEPRLPPDTAFRVWFRVSGRLPDDEAVHAAALTFVSDLTLLSAGLARIGGGWGGSTVGASLDHAVWFHRPVRADEWFLYETDSPAAASGRALCFGQIWAADGTHVATVVQEGLLRSLG